Proteins encoded by one window of Betaproteobacteria bacterium:
- a CDS encoding 2-oxoglutarate dehydrogenase E1 component yields MMKDLMSGSYLSGGNAAYIDELYEAYLQGQESLAPEWKRYFDQIQVLPGPRDVPHEPVRELIARIARERTSGGRSNLAPAELAELGRKQAAVFQLISSYRFLGVRHAALDPLKRLERPNVPELDPAHHGLTEADLDRVFDTGTLVGAQQATLRDILQALRETYCGSIGLEYMYITDTAQKKWIQQRFEGMRSRISLSPDAKRHVLERLTAAEVLEKYLHTRFVGQKRFSLEGGETLIPMLDNLLQRAGENGVQELVIGMAHRGRLNVLVNTLGKIPEDLFSEFEGKKAGELPAGDVKYHQGFSSDVMTMGGPMHVTLAFNPSHLEIVNPVVEGSVRARQHRRRDREGRQVLPVLIHGDAAFAGQGVVMETLNLSQTRGYGTGGTVHIIVNNQIGFTTSDPRDMRSTIYCTDVAKMVEAPVIHVNSDDPEAVMMAIEAALDFRVEFQRDIVVDLVCFRKLGHNEQDEPMVTQPLMYKIISQHPGTRKLYADRLFAEGVVKEGEADRMIAEFRSALDAGQHTNKSIIYDYRPPFAVDWTIYNGKKWNDGISTGMSLEDLTHLSERLTTVPAHFKLHSRVDKVIADRRQMGLGKLPLDWGMAENLAYASLLKQGYGVRLSGQDSGRGTFFHRHAVLHDQNRERWDAGTYVPLQNIAENQPDFVVIDSTLSEEAVLGFEYGYATASPSELVVWEAQFGDFANGAQVVIDQFIASGEVKWGRLCGLVLMLPHGYEGQGPEHSSARLERFLQLCADYNMQVVVPSTPAQMYHVLCRQMLRPYRKPMVIMSPKSMLRHKESVSTLEELSRGRFQPVIPETDALDPAGVKQIVFCSGKVYYDVVAARRERGIRDIAVVRIEQLYPFPHEDFAAEIARYPNAAEVVWCQEEPGNQGAWHRIQHYLVRHMRPEQKLKYALRPSSASPAGGFVALHNQRQKAVVDAALKLGG; encoded by the coding sequence ATGATGAAGGACCTGATGTCGGGTTCGTATCTTTCGGGCGGCAACGCTGCCTACATCGACGAATTGTACGAGGCGTATCTGCAGGGGCAGGAATCGCTGGCCCCGGAGTGGAAGCGCTATTTCGACCAGATCCAGGTCCTGCCCGGACCGCGCGATGTTCCGCACGAGCCGGTCCGAGAACTCATCGCCCGCATCGCGCGCGAACGCACTTCAGGCGGGCGTTCCAATCTTGCGCCCGCCGAACTGGCCGAGCTGGGCCGCAAGCAGGCGGCGGTGTTCCAGCTGATCAGCTCGTACCGTTTCCTGGGCGTTCGCCACGCGGCGCTCGATCCGCTCAAGCGCCTCGAACGTCCCAACGTTCCCGAGCTCGATCCTGCGCATCACGGGCTGACCGAAGCCGACCTCGACCGCGTCTTCGACACCGGCACGCTGGTGGGGGCGCAGCAGGCGACCCTGCGCGACATCCTCCAGGCGCTGCGCGAGACGTACTGCGGTTCGATCGGCCTCGAATACATGTACATCACCGATACGGCCCAGAAGAAGTGGATCCAGCAGCGCTTCGAGGGCATGCGTTCCCGCATCTCCCTCTCCCCGGATGCCAAGCGGCACGTGCTGGAGCGGCTGACCGCCGCGGAGGTCCTCGAGAAGTATCTTCACACCCGTTTCGTCGGGCAGAAGCGGTTCTCCCTGGAAGGCGGCGAGACGCTCATTCCCATGCTGGACAACCTGCTGCAGCGCGCGGGCGAGAACGGCGTGCAGGAACTGGTCATCGGCATGGCCCACCGCGGCCGCCTGAACGTGCTGGTGAACACGCTGGGCAAGATTCCCGAGGACCTGTTCTCGGAGTTCGAGGGCAAGAAGGCCGGGGAGCTGCCGGCCGGCGACGTCAAGTATCACCAGGGCTTCTCGTCCGACGTGATGACGATGGGCGGCCCCATGCACGTGACGCTCGCGTTCAACCCGTCGCATCTGGAGATCGTGAACCCCGTGGTGGAGGGTTCCGTCCGCGCGCGGCAGCATCGCCGTCGCGATCGAGAAGGCCGCCAGGTACTGCCCGTGCTCATCCACGGCGATGCCGCCTTCGCGGGCCAGGGCGTCGTCATGGAGACGCTGAATCTGTCGCAGACCCGGGGCTACGGCACCGGCGGCACCGTGCACATCATCGTGAACAACCAGATCGGTTTCACGACGTCGGACCCGCGCGACATGCGTTCGACCATCTACTGCACGGACGTGGCGAAGATGGTGGAAGCGCCCGTGATCCATGTGAACAGCGACGATCCTGAAGCCGTGATGATGGCGATCGAGGCGGCGCTCGATTTCCGGGTGGAGTTCCAGCGGGACATCGTCGTGGACCTGGTGTGCTTCCGCAAGCTGGGCCACAACGAGCAGGACGAGCCGATGGTCACCCAGCCGCTGATGTACAAGATCATCAGCCAGCATCCGGGCACCCGGAAGCTGTACGCGGACCGTCTGTTTGCCGAAGGCGTCGTCAAGGAGGGCGAGGCCGACAGGATGATCGCGGAATTCCGCAGCGCGCTGGACGCAGGTCAGCACACCAACAAGAGCATCATCTACGACTACCGGCCGCCGTTCGCCGTCGACTGGACGATCTACAACGGCAAGAAGTGGAACGATGGCATCTCGACCGGCATGTCGCTGGAGGATCTCACGCATCTGAGCGAGCGTCTGACCACCGTGCCGGCGCATTTCAAGCTGCATTCGCGGGTGGACAAGGTGATCGCCGACCGGCGCCAGATGGGGCTCGGCAAGCTTCCGCTCGACTGGGGCATGGCCGAGAACCTCGCCTACGCCTCTCTGCTCAAGCAGGGCTACGGCGTGCGGTTGTCCGGCCAGGACAGCGGCCGCGGCACGTTCTTCCACCGTCATGCCGTGTTGCACGACCAGAACCGCGAACGCTGGGATGCCGGCACGTACGTGCCGCTCCAGAACATCGCCGAGAACCAGCCAGACTTCGTCGTGATCGATTCCACGCTGTCCGAAGAGGCCGTGCTCGGGTTCGAGTACGGCTATGCGACGGCCTCGCCCAGCGAACTGGTGGTGTGGGAAGCGCAGTTCGGCGATTTCGCCAACGGCGCGCAGGTGGTGATCGACCAGTTCATCGCGTCGGGCGAGGTGAAGTGGGGCCGCCTCTGCGGGCTCGTGCTGATGCTGCCGCACGGCTATGAAGGGCAGGGGCCGGAACACTCCTCGGCCCGACTCGAGCGTTTCCTGCAGTTGTGCGCGGACTACAACATGCAGGTGGTCGTCCCCTCGACGCCCGCCCAGATGTATCACGTGCTCTGCCGGCAGATGCTGCGCCCCTACCGCAAGCCCATGGTGATCATGAGCCCCAAGAGCATGCTGCGGCACAAGGAGTCCGTGTCCACGCTCGAGGAGCTGTCCAGGGGACGGTTCCAGCCGGTGATCCCCGAGACGGATGCCCTGGATCCCGCTGGCGTGAAGCAGATCGTGTTCTGCAGCGGCAAGGTCTACTACGACGTGGTGGCCGCTCGCCGCGAGCGTGGCATTCGCGACATCGCCGTGGTGCGCATCGAACAGCTGTATCCCTTCCCGCACGAGGATTTCGCGGCCGAGATCGCGCGCTATCCGAACGCGGCGGAAGTGGTGTGGTGCCAGGAGGAACCCGGCAATCAGGGAGCGTGGCACCGCATTCAGCATTACCTGGTCCGGCACATGCGTCCGGAACAGAAGTTGAAGTACGCATTGCGTCCGTCGAGCGCATCCCCGGCCGGCGGATTCGTGGCTCTGCACAACCAGCGGCAGAAGGCCGTGGTGGATGCCGCCCTGAAGCTGGGCGGCTGA
- a CDS encoding citrate synthase: MSTPAKATVSFSDGTPSIELPILKGVAGPEVIDIRKLYGLTGKFTYDPGFLSTASCSSAITFIDGDKGELLYRGYPIEQLATNCDFLETCYLILYGELPTPAQKEAFDSRVTRHTMVHEQLQFFLRGFRRDAHPMAVLTGLVGALSAFYPDSQNLNDAHQREISAIRLIAKLPTLVAMAYKYSIGEPFVYPQNKLGYTANFMRMMFATPCEEYKVNDVLVRALDRIFILHADHEQNASTSTVRLCASSGTNPFAAIAAGVACLWGPAHGGANEACLNMLDQIQRDGGIARIGEFIAKVKDKDSGVRLMGFGHRVYKNYDPRAKLMRETCYEVLNELGLGDDPMFKLAMALEKIALEDEYFVARKLYPNVDFYSGIVQKAVGIPVQLFTAIFALARTVGWIAQLNEMIIDPEYKIGRPRQMYTGASARTVVPIAKRS; this comes from the coding sequence ATGAGCACCCCAGCCAAAGCGACCGTGAGTTTCTCCGACGGAACTCCTTCCATCGAACTGCCCATTCTGAAAGGTGTGGCAGGTCCGGAAGTGATCGACATTCGCAAGCTCTACGGTCTCACCGGAAAATTCACCTACGACCCGGGGTTCCTCTCGACCGCGTCCTGCAGCTCCGCCATCACGTTCATCGACGGCGACAAGGGCGAGCTCCTGTACCGTGGCTATCCGATCGAGCAGCTCGCGACCAACTGCGACTTCCTCGAGACCTGCTATCTGATCCTGTATGGCGAACTGCCCACGCCGGCTCAGAAGGAAGCCTTCGATTCGCGCGTGACCCGTCACACGATGGTGCACGAGCAGCTCCAGTTCTTCCTGCGCGGCTTCCGCCGCGACGCGCATCCGATGGCCGTTCTGACCGGACTGGTCGGTGCGCTGTCGGCCTTCTATCCCGATTCGCAGAACCTGAACGACGCCCACCAGCGCGAGATCTCGGCCATCCGGCTCATCGCGAAGCTGCCCACCCTGGTCGCGATGGCCTACAAGTATTCCATCGGCGAGCCCTTCGTCTATCCGCAGAACAAGCTCGGCTACACCGCGAACTTCATGCGCATGATGTTCGCCACGCCTTGCGAGGAATACAAGGTCAACGACGTGCTGGTCCGCGCGCTGGACCGCATCTTCATCCTCCACGCCGACCACGAGCAGAACGCGTCCACGTCGACCGTGCGGCTGTGCGCCTCCTCGGGCACCAATCCTTTCGCCGCCATCGCGGCAGGGGTGGCATGCCTCTGGGGGCCTGCGCACGGCGGGGCCAACGAAGCCTGCCTCAACATGCTGGACCAGATCCAGCGCGACGGCGGCATCGCCCGCATCGGCGAGTTCATCGCCAAGGTGAAGGACAAGGATTCGGGCGTTCGGCTGATGGGTTTCGGCCACCGTGTCTACAAGAACTACGACCCCCGCGCCAAGCTCATGCGCGAGACCTGCTACGAGGTCCTCAACGAGCTGGGTCTCGGCGACGATCCGATGTTCAAGCTGGCCATGGCGCTGGAGAAGATCGCCCTGGAGGACGAGTACTTCGTCGCCCGCAAGCTGTACCCGAACGTCGACTTCTATTCGGGCATCGTCCAGAAGGCCGTCGGAATACCGGTGCAGCTCTTCACGGCCATCTTCGCGCTTGCGCGCACGGTCGGCTGGATCGCCCAGCTGAACGAGATGATCATCGATCCCGAGTACAAGATCGGCCGGCCGCGGCAGATGTACACCGGCGCCTCGGCGCGGACGGTGGTGCCCATCGCCAAGCGCAGCTGA
- a CDS encoding succinate dehydrogenase assembly factor 2 has translation MGEFDRIRWHCRRGLLELDIILARFLDGPYASLTPGERDIFSGLLELADNDLWDMIAGRSTAPDPSQEALLEKLRQA, from the coding sequence ATGGGTGAGTTCGACCGGATTCGCTGGCATTGCCGGCGCGGTCTGCTGGAACTGGACATCATCCTGGCCCGCTTCCTCGATGGGCCCTACGCCTCTCTCACTCCGGGCGAGCGCGATATTTTTTCAGGGCTGCTGGAACTTGCCGATAACGACCTTTGGGACATGATCGCCGGGCGTTCGACGGCGCCGGATCCCAGCCAGGAGGCCTTGCTGGAGAAGCTCCGGCAGGCCTAG
- a CDS encoding succinate dehydrogenase iron-sulfur subunit: protein MRFSIYRYDPEKDAQPYMKDYDVALEPSDRMLLDALVRIKSMDDSLSLRRSCREGVCGSDAMNINGKNGLACITRLADLKEPVVLRPLPGLPVIRDLIVDMTQFFKQYHSIKPYVQNTQPAPEKERLQTPAEREELDGLYECILCACCSTSCPSFWWNPDKFVGPAGLLAAYRFIADTRDEATNDRLDDLEDPYRLFRCHSIMNCVDVCPKGLNPTRAIGRIKDIMIKRMV from the coding sequence ATGCGATTCAGTATCTACCGGTACGACCCGGAGAAGGACGCCCAGCCCTACATGAAGGACTACGACGTTGCGCTCGAGCCCAGCGACCGCATGCTGCTGGACGCGCTGGTGCGCATCAAGTCCATGGACGACAGCCTGTCCCTGCGCCGGTCCTGCCGCGAGGGGGTCTGCGGTTCGGACGCCATGAACATCAATGGCAAGAACGGGCTCGCGTGCATCACCAGGCTCGCCGACCTCAAGGAGCCGGTCGTCCTGCGGCCGCTTCCCGGGCTGCCGGTGATCCGCGATCTGATCGTGGACATGACGCAGTTCTTCAAGCAATACCACTCGATCAAGCCTTACGTGCAGAACACGCAGCCGGCGCCCGAGAAGGAAAGGCTGCAGACGCCGGCCGAGCGCGAGGAACTGGATGGCCTGTACGAGTGCATCCTCTGCGCGTGCTGTTCCACGTCCTGTCCCTCGTTCTGGTGGAACCCGGACAAGTTCGTGGGGCCCGCCGGCCTGCTGGCTGCCTACCGCTTCATCGCCGACACGCGAGACGAGGCGACCAACGACCGCCTCGACGATCTCGAGGATCCCTACCGTCTGTTCCGCTGCCACTCGATCATGAACTGCGTCGACGTGTGCCCCAAGGGTCTGAATCCGACCCGTGCGATCGGGCGCATCAAGGACATCATGATCAAGAGGATGGTATAG
- the sdhA gene encoding succinate dehydrogenase flavoprotein subunit → MAVYAVVMFLIVLVARPTEYAAWKSLFAMQWFRLASLLFLLSVFWHQGGIGASLGNMGDDSWLWHMYDTVKGSDYLGDQDAIEFLCRMAPQVVYELEHFGMPFDRNDNGTVYQRPFGGHSQNFGERPVQRSCCAADRTGHAMLHTLYQRNVRANTLFFVEWMALDLIRDATGQVLGVTAMEMESGDIWVFHARATLFATGGAGRIYSASTNAFINTGDGLGMAARAGIPLEDMEFWQFHPTGVAGAGVLITEGVRGEGGYLLNKDGERFMERYAPTMKDLASRDVVARAMATEIKDGRGCGKEADHILLKLDHLGLDVIEKRLPGIREIAKKFANVDPVKDPIPVVPTCHYQMGGIPTNYHGEVVAPANGDPNTVVAGFYAAGECACASVHGANRLGTNSLTDLLVFGKASGDRVIQFLKENPGHKDLPADAGEYSRARIARLDSQTGGESVFEVGAEMRRTMQAHCGVFRFPDMLSQGVEKIQAVTERVKRTEIKDKSKTFNTARIEALELENLIEVARATMISAAARQESRGAHDRADFPKRDDVNWLKHSLWYHDGDRLEYKPVKLKPLTAETFEPKVRSY, encoded by the coding sequence ATGGCCGTGTACGCCGTGGTCATGTTCCTGATCGTGCTGGTGGCCAGACCCACCGAATACGCCGCCTGGAAGTCCCTGTTCGCGATGCAGTGGTTCCGGCTGGCGAGCCTTCTCTTCCTGCTGTCGGTGTTCTGGCACCAGGGCGGCATCGGCGCATCCCTGGGCAACATGGGGGACGACTCCTGGCTCTGGCACATGTACGACACGGTCAAGGGGTCCGACTACCTGGGCGACCAGGACGCCATCGAATTCCTCTGCCGCATGGCGCCCCAGGTGGTCTACGAGCTGGAGCACTTCGGCATGCCGTTCGACCGCAACGACAACGGCACGGTGTACCAGCGGCCCTTCGGCGGCCACTCGCAGAATTTCGGCGAGCGTCCGGTCCAGCGGTCCTGCTGCGCGGCCGACCGTACCGGCCACGCCATGCTGCACACGCTCTACCAGCGCAACGTGCGGGCGAACACGCTCTTCTTCGTGGAGTGGATGGCGCTGGATCTCATCCGCGATGCCACCGGCCAGGTGCTGGGCGTCACGGCCATGGAAATGGAAAGCGGCGACATCTGGGTCTTCCACGCCCGGGCCACGCTGTTCGCGACGGGCGGCGCCGGGCGGATCTATTCCGCCTCGACGAATGCGTTCATCAATACCGGCGACGGCCTGGGCATGGCGGCGCGCGCGGGCATCCCGCTGGAAGACATGGAGTTCTGGCAGTTCCACCCGACCGGGGTGGCCGGGGCCGGGGTGCTCATCACCGAAGGCGTTCGCGGCGAGGGTGGCTATCTGCTCAACAAGGACGGCGAGCGGTTCATGGAACGCTACGCGCCGACCATGAAGGACCTCGCCAGCCGGGACGTGGTGGCGCGCGCCATGGCGACGGAGATCAAGGACGGGCGCGGATGCGGCAAGGAAGCCGATCACATCCTGCTGAAACTGGATCATCTGGGGCTGGATGTCATCGAGAAGCGCCTGCCCGGCATCCGCGAGATCGCCAAGAAGTTCGCCAACGTGGATCCGGTGAAGGATCCCATTCCCGTCGTGCCCACCTGCCACTACCAGATGGGCGGCATCCCGACCAACTATCACGGCGAGGTCGTCGCGCCGGCCAACGGTGATCCCAATACCGTGGTGGCGGGTTTCTATGCGGCCGGCGAGTGCGCCTGCGCCTCGGTGCATGGGGCCAACCGCCTCGGCACCAACTCGCTCACCGACCTGCTGGTGTTCGGCAAGGCCAGCGGCGACCGCGTGATCCAGTTCCTGAAGGAGAACCCCGGGCACAAGGACCTGCCTGCCGACGCCGGCGAATACTCCCGGGCGCGCATCGCCCGCCTGGACAGCCAGACGGGCGGAGAGAGCGTGTTCGAGGTGGGCGCGGAGATGCGCCGGACCATGCAGGCCCACTGCGGGGTGTTCCGGTTCCCGGACATGCTTTCCCAGGGCGTGGAAAAGATCCAGGCGGTGACGGAACGGGTGAAGCGCACCGAGATCAAGGACAAGAGCAAGACCTTCAACACGGCCCGGATCGAGGCACTGGAACTGGAGAACCTCATCGAAGTCGCCCGCGCGACGATGATCTCCGCGGCCGCGCGCCAGGAGAGTCGCGGTGCGCACGACCGCGCCGACTTCCCCAAGCGCGATGACGTGAACTGGCTGAAGCACTCGCTGTGGTACCACGACGGCGACCGGCTCGAGTACAAGCCGGTCAAGCTGAAGCCCCTGACCGCCGAGACCTTCGAGCCGAAGGTGCGGAGTTATTGA